The genomic window CCCCGACGCCCGCGAGGCCATCGCGGGACTCCGGGCCCTGGGCGTGAACACGGTGATGCTCACCGGCGACAATGCCCGGACGGGGGCGGCCATCGCCGGGGACCTGGGGATGGACGTGCAGGCCGAACTCCTGCCTGAGGACAAGCTGCGCGTGATCGCCGCCCTGAAAGCGCAGGGCGGTGTGGCGATGGTTGGGGACGGCATCAACGACGCGCCCGCTCTCGCCCAGTCGGACGTCGGCATCGCGATGGGGGGCGGCACGGACGTGGCCCTGGAAACGGCGGACGCGGCCCTCCTGCAAGAACGGGTGACCGGCGTGACGGACCTGGTCGGCCTCTCGCGGGCCACCATGAACAACATCAAGGTGAACATCGCCTTCGCGCTGGGACTCAAGGCGATTTTCCTCGTCACCACCCTGCTGGGGTATACCAACCTCTGGATGGCGATTCTGGCCGACACGGGAGCCACCGCCCTGGTCACCGCCAACGCCCTGAGGCTGCTGCGCTGGAAGGGCAGCCGCCCCGCGGCCACCCGCGCCGCGCCGCCCGCACCCACCCCCAGCCGCGCCTGAGCCCCTCCCCAGGACCACCCATGCCCGAGATCACCCTCTACACCGTTCCCAACTGCGCGGACTGCGAAGCCATCAAGCGCCTGCTCACGCACCAGAGGGCCCCCTACACCGAGAAGAACGTGCGGGGCGACCCGGAAGCGCTCGCCGAGATGCAGGCCAAAGCGGACGTCCGCATTGCCCCCGTCACCGTGATTGGCGAGCAGGTTCTGTATGGCCCTTTCGACGAGCAGCGCCCCCGGATTCTGGCTGCCCTGGAGCGTGTGTTCCCTTGAGTCCCTGCTCCTTCCCGATCCCCCTGCTGATTCGCATACAGTCTGCCGTCCATCATCCCCGCCGAGGTCTCCAGTGAGGTCGCGTCTGTGGCTCCTCACGGCCATCACGGCCCTGCTGGTGCTCGAAGGCCTGCTCAAGGCCTGGGCCACCCAGCACCTGACTCCCGGCGTGGACCGCCCCCTGCTCCCCGGCCTGCTGCACCTGGGCTTCACCCTCAATCCCGGCATGGCCTGGGGTCTGCTGGGCGGCTTCACGGCTCCCCTGGCCCTCCTGCGCCTGACTGCGGGCGTGGTCATCCTGGCCGCCCTGCTGTCAGGGCGCGTTCCTGCCGCACGGACCTGGCCGCTCGGATTGCTTGCGGCGGGGGCACTCGGGAACGCCGTGGACGGCCTCGCGCGCGGCGCGGTCGTCGACTATCTGACCTCCCCCTTGCTGGACCTCGCTGCGCGGGCGCTCACCGGTCGTCCCTTTCCCATCTTCAACCTGTCGGACATCCTCGTCTGCACCGGCGTCGCCTGGCTGCTCTTCCAGTCCTGGCAGGAGCAGCGCCGATTGCCGGGCACGGACCCTTCCCCCCGACCGTTCCTCAAGGAGAACCCATGAACCGATTGATCGTGCTGACCCTGCCCTTCCTGCTCGCCGCCTGCACCCACAAGGGTGGAGAGATCGAGGGCGTGAAGTCCTTCAAGAACACCGGCGGGGCCCACCAGGAAGGCCGCATCGCCTACGAGCAGACACCTCCTGCGGGTGGCCCCCACAATCCCTCCTGGCAAAACTGCGGCGTCTACGACCGCCCGCTCTACGACGAGTACGCGGTCCACAGCCTGGAACACGGGGCGGTCTGGGTGACG from Deinococcus terrestris includes these protein-coding regions:
- a CDS encoding glutaredoxin family protein encodes the protein MPEITLYTVPNCADCEAIKRLLTHQRAPYTEKNVRGDPEALAEMQAKADVRIAPVTVIGEQVLYGPFDEQRPRILAALERVFP
- a CDS encoding signal peptidase II, with the protein product MRSRLWLLTAITALLVLEGLLKAWATQHLTPGVDRPLLPGLLHLGFTLNPGMAWGLLGGFTAPLALLRLTAGVVILAALLSGRVPAARTWPLGLLAAGALGNAVDGLARGAVVDYLTSPLLDLAARALTGRPFPIFNLSDILVCTGVAWLLFQSWQEQRRLPGTDPSPRPFLKENP
- a CDS encoding DUF3105 domain-containing protein, with product MNRLIVLTLPFLLAACTHKGGEIEGVKSFKNTGGAHQEGRIAYEQTPPAGGPHNPSWQNCGVYDRPLYDEYAVHSLEHGAVWVTYRQDLPTSQVLQLKELVQGRPYTLLSPHETQEAPVVVSAWNKQLAVENAGDSRIQDFIQMYAQGGEAPEIGASCSGAYNGTV